One genomic window of Bos taurus isolate L1 Dominette 01449 registration number 42190680 breed Hereford chromosome Y, ARS-UCD2.0, whole genome shotgun sequence includes the following:
- the LOC132344666 gene encoding LOW QUALITY PROTEIN: heat shock transcription factor, Y-linked-like (The sequence of the model RefSeq protein was modified relative to this genomic sequence to represent the inferred CDS: inserted 1 base in 1 codon), with the protein MAHIPSEIQDGPPKDESTDSETSIRSLYDYTLTRDSVLRSMIEEYAFQALSEDLVIKRPCYKYSVSETDEVTNFLSLTFPQKLWNIVESDQFESIWWDERGTCIVISEELFKKEVLERKAPFRIFETKSMKSLIRQLNLYGFSKKRQTFQRSASLPVFLEEENNISLLSKLQTYCNPNFKRGHPQLLLRVQRRVGINNVSQISLLVQDNKKHVKASVNEDDHNSEFIPEISRESAFSAFTSLHVPFIQKLHTIQIVTNTNALSPCDLSNHPSPISVRQTEQILVDQPAVLKKLSIFNWHSHSSYTQVNGPIEDFATTTTSTSQNHIVSPLQSTYSGLMVEPSKFPVRHSDMSGHDNPFPNLQETVNSWFSVPTSTYTSASSLSXSTHQQSPLYGNHAN; encoded by the exons atggcacatataccttcagaaattcaagatgggcctcctaaggatgaatcaactgattcagaaacctccattagatctttgtatgattatacacttactagggactcagttttgagatctatgattgaagaatatgcttttcaggctttgtctgaggatcttgtgataaaaaggccatgctacaaatattctgtatctgaaacagatgaggtgactaattttctttcactcacctttccacaaaaactttggaatatagttgaaagtgatcagtttgaatctatttggtgggatgagagaggcacatgtatagtgatcagtgaagaactctttaagaaagaagtcttggaaagaaaggcacctttcagaatatttgaaaccaagagtatgaaaagtttaattcgacagcttaacctttatggatttagcaAAAAgagacaaacttttcaaagatctgcttcactacctgtctttctggaagaagaaaacaacatctctcttttgagtaag ttacagacctactgtaatccaaatttcaaaagaggtcatcctcaacttttattaagagtgcaaagaagagttgggattaataatgtgtctcaaatatctttattagtgcaagataacaagaagcatgttaaagcaagtgtcaacgaagatgatcataactctgaatttattccagaaattagtagagagagcgcattttcagccttCACAAGTTTACatgtgcctttcatacaaaagcttcataccatccagattgtcactaatacaaatgccctatctccatgtgacttatctaaccacccatcaccaatatcagttagacaaacagaacagattttggtagatcaacctgctgttttaaaaaagttgagcatttttaattggcattcacatagcagctacactcaagtaaatggccccattgaggactttgctactacaactacatctacttctcagaaccacattgtatccccattacagagcacttattctggactgatggtggagccttctaaatttccagtcaggcatagcgatatgtcaggccatgacaatccttttcctaacctgcaagagacagttaactcgtggttctcagtgccaacaagcacttacacatctgcttcctctcttt agtcaactcatcaacaatcaccattatatggaaaccatgctaattaa